The DNA window TAATAACTCCCTTAATGCAGCTTCCAACGTCTTCCCCTTCAACGGATCGGCCCGCAAAGCAGAGACAGAATGGCGCACATCCTTAAGCGCTTCTTTTCCTAACCGTTGCGCCTCCTTTACATATCCCTGAGCCTTGGGTGGATCTTGGGCTAAAAACACCACCGCATTCTCCAACTGAATACTCTGAGCCGTTAAATAATGGCCCACAGAATCATGAATCTCACGAGCAATACGATTTCGCTCTTGCAATGCCGCTTGATTTTCCACCAAGAGGGCATATTGGCGCAGTTGCCGATGGGCATGGGTTAAATCTTCTCGACTGTGCTTTTCACTCAGTAGTGCCCCCACCAACAACAGTACAAAGACTAAAACTAAGGCAAACAGGAGTGCCGAATTTACCGTTAAATGGAAAATAAAACCTTGCGATCGCCCAGACAAGAAATCCATAATATCAGCCGGTTGATTCATATCCTGGGACAAATAGCGAAAAAATCCCATCCGTTTCAGAATCGTTCCCACCAACATCCCCAGAAACGAAACATAAGCCACCAGCGCCACTATCACCCGTCCGCGCCAGGGAAACATTAAACACCCTCGAATCACCACCACCAGCAAGAGCGCCGAAAAAAAGTTAGCTCCCCGTCCCCCAAACACCACTGCCAACCCGCTCAAACCAAACCCCAAAGCTGTATACAGGACTTGATATATCAAGGGGTGATGGGTTTCGGGTAAACGCAAACCCATTAAGCCCAAAGTACCGATACTCGCGAGAATTCCAGGAATAAACCGGCTGGAATGTCGAGGGGGTGATGGCATTCGGGGAGGGGGTGGCGGCATTCCCAAACCATGGGGAGGGCGAAGAGGAGGAACATGGGGAGGCGGTGCAAACGTGGCTAACACCGCAATTCCCAGTAAAATCCATTCTAAGTAAAGTAAAAGATAAAATGGATGATTAAAATAAGAGTTCCATTTGAAAAAACGGGCCATGGCTTCCCCCGATCCTGATCTTGCACAAATTGGTGAACCTGTTTCGATCTTACGGGAAGGTTTTCACAGAACCGAGGATCTCAGGCCTACATTTATGTGAAAGTCAAATAGTTCTTTAGAACTAAATTCGATTGGTACTAGAGTTCCAGCCAATTTAGGCGATTTGATCCAAGTGGTTCAAGCCTCAAAATTTCTAGGATTGACCTATCCGATATAGGTTTAGATAATCTGGAGGATTCGATCGTGACCACCCATTTACCTGCACCTCAACCGCAACGTTCTCAAACCCTTCAGAGCGTTGAGTATGTCTGGAACTTACCCCCAGGGGCGATCTGGGCAGCGATCGCCACTACTTTACTCAGTTTAAGTGCGATCGCCGGAGCCGTCTATCTGCGTTACAGCAATTTTAACTTAACCCAGATTCCCCTCAACACTGAACCCATCAGCAGCTCTAACCTAGTTGGCAAACGTATTAGTTTCTATCGCACCTCAGATTCTCTCTATAACATCAAATTTGAAATCAGCCAAAATGGACAATCTACCCCCATTCTCTTAAACTCTATCGATCTGCAATTAATGATTCCCCAAATTCCTGCCTCTCTTCATGGAAATCAAGCCTTAACCCAATGGTTTCTCACAGAACGGGAATTTAATCGACAACGGGTCATTTTTCCGGCTGGTTCCCCAGAAATTCATCTCCCCGATCGATTCATGGGGTATGATGCCCAAGATATCTCCATCTCCCTCACCAATAATTGCTTGGGTGCAGGCTACTGGGAATTAGCCCTTTTTGCCCAAACTCCAGACGGGCAACAAAAAATTTATCAAGGCTATTTTGATTTTCCCCAAGGAGCCTATGCTCGCCTAGTTAGTGAACTCAATGGCGTTCCCTATTGGAACTATGCCCCATCCATCGAACCTTGGCCCGGATTTAATTTCCATCGTGGAATGCCCTTTGATTTAGACTCCCTACGCACAGTGAAACGTCGCTATCTCATTGATGCTCAAGATTTGAACAACGAGAATATTCTCGCCCTCAATGAGCAACGGGGCAAAGCCAACCTCATGGTCTTCAATCAACCCCTAGACTCCATTAAAACCTGGGAAGACTTGCGTCAAGCCAATCCCCAATTTCACACCTTTGTTCCTCCAGGCATTTATAACCCCGATCAGCTCTGGACAACCCAGTATAGTCAGATTTCCCATTTGCAG is part of the Roseofilum capinflatum BLCC-M114 genome and encodes:
- a CDS encoding sensor histidine kinase translates to MARFFKWNSYFNHPFYLLLYLEWILLGIAVLATFAPPPHVPPLRPPHGLGMPPPPPRMPSPPRHSSRFIPGILASIGTLGLMGLRLPETHHPLIYQVLYTALGFGLSGLAVVFGGRGANFFSALLLVVVIRGCLMFPWRGRVIVALVAYVSFLGMLVGTILKRMGFFRYLSQDMNQPADIMDFLSGRSQGFIFHLTVNSALLFALVLVFVLLLVGALLSEKHSREDLTHAHRQLRQYALLVENQAALQERNRIAREIHDSVGHYLTAQSIQLENAVVFLAQDPPKAQGYVKEAQRLGKEALKDVRHSVSALRADPLKGKTLEAALRELLQEVKQTTGIRLESKFKVKSAVSQKCSTALYRVVQEALTNVARHSQATRVQVYVMEVSGMVCLRLQDNGRGFERDLNSTGFGLQGMQDRIQAIGGRFEIKSEMGKGCQVEADIPMS